Proteins encoded in a region of the Nitrospirota bacterium genome:
- a CDS encoding AAA family ATPase — protein MALSTSVHDLRTLIRSSHPLIVIETVEEERVLTLLQSVAAQERMPLFEWSVTRGLTRTDDGPGLSKMTATPLALLQHLNGLTVEGVFWLKDLVPHLQDAAVARQLREVSHHFGRSRATCVLTGHPIALPLDIEKIAVRLDLQLPDRQELLAMLQSVLQSLNSRTSPRRPRSTTVVQSMLSAISESKQADQGPSADERDAILRALQGLTLHQARQVITQCVIEDGTLSAGDVQKILKRKVQAIKDGGLLEYYPLEDNRFELGGFANLKSWLERAKVGFTAEAKALNLTPPRGIMLVGVPGCGKSLAAKAIAREWQLPLLKLDAGRLFDKFVGESEKNFRKAIEMAESLSPIVLWLDEIEKAMASGGGSGDADAGLSRRLFGAFLTWLQEKKQEVFVVATANNLSLLPPELLRKGRFDEIFFVDLPDDGEREAIWNIHLGLRKQDRTKFDVGKIVSASDGFSGSEIEQAVVAALYRALHQKTPLTTDLLIEELTHTVPLSVTRREDIDQLRTMAQGRFVNVR, from the coding sequence AGTGGTCCGTCACCAGAGGGCTCACCCGCACCGACGACGGTCCCGGTCTGAGCAAGATGACCGCCACCCCGCTGGCCCTGCTGCAGCACCTCAATGGACTGACCGTGGAAGGAGTCTTCTGGCTCAAGGACCTGGTTCCGCACTTACAGGATGCCGCTGTGGCGCGGCAGTTACGGGAAGTCAGTCATCACTTCGGCCGGTCGCGTGCCACCTGCGTGCTGACGGGCCATCCCATTGCTCTGCCGCTCGATATTGAAAAGATCGCCGTCCGTCTCGACTTGCAACTGCCGGACCGACAGGAATTACTCGCCATGCTCCAGAGCGTCCTGCAATCGCTCAACTCCAGAACCTCGCCCCGTCGCCCCCGGTCAACCACCGTCGTGCAAAGCATGCTCAGCGCCATCAGTGAATCCAAGCAGGCGGACCAGGGGCCATCGGCCGACGAGCGTGACGCCATCCTCCGCGCGTTACAGGGACTGACGCTCCATCAGGCGCGGCAGGTCATCACGCAATGCGTGATCGAAGACGGCACCCTCTCCGCCGGCGACGTGCAAAAGATTCTGAAACGGAAGGTGCAGGCGATTAAAGACGGCGGCCTGCTTGAATACTATCCGCTCGAAGACAACCGGTTCGAACTGGGCGGGTTCGCCAATCTGAAATCCTGGCTGGAACGCGCGAAAGTCGGTTTTACCGCAGAAGCGAAAGCGCTCAACCTCACACCCCCGCGCGGCATCATGCTGGTGGGCGTGCCGGGCTGCGGCAAATCGCTGGCGGCCAAAGCCATTGCGCGGGAATGGCAACTTCCGCTCCTGAAGCTGGACGCGGGCCGGTTGTTCGATAAATTCGTCGGTGAGTCGGAAAAGAACTTCCGCAAGGCGATCGAGATGGCTGAGTCGCTGTCCCCTATCGTCCTCTGGCTCGATGAAATCGAAAAGGCGATGGCCTCAGGGGGCGGAAGCGGCGATGCCGATGCAGGCTTGAGCCGCCGGCTGTTCGGCGCATTCCTCACCTGGCTTCAGGAAAAGAAACAGGAAGTCTTCGTCGTCGCCACCGCCAACAATCTTTCATTGCTTCCCCCCGAACTCCTTCGCAAGGGCCGGTTCGATGAGATCTTCTTCGTGGACCTGCCGGACGACGGCGAACGAGAGGCTATCTGGAATATCCACCTCGGCCTTCGCAAGCAGGATCGCACGAAATTCGATGTGGGGAAAATCGTCAGCGCCAGCGATGGCTTCAGCGGCTCGGAAATCGAACAGGCTGTGGTCGCGGCTCTCTACCGCGCCCTCCATCAAAAAACACCGTTAACCACCGACCTGTTGATTGAAGAACTGACCCATACTGTGCCACTCTCCGTCACTCGACGCGAGGATATCGACCAGCTCAGAACAATGGCGCAAGGCCGGTTCGTCAACGTACGGTGA